One genomic window of Salvelinus alpinus chromosome 9, SLU_Salpinus.1, whole genome shotgun sequence includes the following:
- the LOC139584562 gene encoding excitatory amino acid transporter 2-like isoform X1, with product MPKQVEVRMHESHLEPIEARPRNKCISCFSSLFKNLLLTLTVLGVILGAVSGMLLRYASPIHPDIVMVISFPGDILMRMLKMLILPLIISSLITGLAGLDAKSSGRLGTRAMVYYMSTTVIAAVLGVILVLAIHPGDPKMKEQLGDGQKHDDVSSLDAFFDLIRNLFPENLVQACFQQIQTVTKKVEKVIEEDVNATTTLEGLLSNATKEPEFIIKKSLQFKSGMNVLGVIGFFIAFGICMGKMGERAKLMLEFFNILNEIVMNLVIMIMWYSPFGICCLICGKIISIDDLEVVARQLGMYMVTVIVGLIIHGAIFLPAIYFAIVRKNPYTFFMGIFQAWITALGTASSAGTLPVTFRCLEENLGIDKRVTRFVLPVGATINMDGTALYEAVAAIFIAQMNNIYLDAGQIVTVSLTATLASVGAASIPSAGLVTMLLILTAVGLPTQDISLLVAVDWLLDRFRTSVNVVGDSYGAGIVYHLSKAELDELDATHGKSDDIEMMNKTSSYYDDLKNHHENNSNQCVQYAAHNSVVVDECKVTSTTNGSTAAATMAECMLVEEEPQKRE from the exons ATGCCTAAGCAAGTGGAGGTGAGGATGCATGAGAGTCATCTGGAGCCCATAGAGGCCAGGCCCAGGAACAAGTGTATCAGctgcttctcttctctcttcaagAACCTGCTGCTCACACTCACCGTGCTCG GTGTGATTCTGGGGGCTGTGTCTGGGATGCTGCTTCGTTATGCCTCTCCCATCCACCCAGACATTGTCATGGTGATTTCCTTCCCTGGAGACATCCTGATGAGGATGCTGAAGATGTTGATCCTGCCTCTCATCATCTCCAGTTTAATCACAG GTCTGGCTGGTCTAGATGCCAAGTCTAGCGGTCGCCTGGGAACAAGGGCTATGGTCTACTACATGTCCACCACGGTGATTGCTGCTGTGCTGGGAGTCATCCTGGTGCTGGCCATCCACCCTGGAGACCCCAAGATGAAGGAGCAGCTGGGAGATGGCCAAAAACACGACGATGTGTCCAGCCTGGATGCCTTCTTTGACCTCATCAGGAACCTATTTCCTGAGAACCTGGTGCAGGCCTGTTTCCAACAG ATCCAGACAGTCACTAAGAAGGTGGAGAAGGTAATTGAGGAGGACGTCAATGCCACCACCACCCTGGAGGGGCTCCTGTCCAACGCCACCAAGGAACCTGAGTTCATCATCAAGAAGTCCCTCCAGTTTAAGAGTGGCATGAACGTGTTAG GTGTGATTGGCTTCTTCATTGCCTTTGGCATTTGCATGGGGAAGATGGGAGAGAGGGCCAAGCTCATGCTGGAGTTCTTCAACATCCTCAACGAGATTGTTATGAACCTGGTCATCATGATCATGTG GTACTCTCCCTTCGGTATCTGCTGCCTGATCTGTGGTAAGATCATCTCCATCGATGACCTGGAGGTGGTTGCTAGGCAGTTGGGGATGTACATGGTGACTGTAATTGTGGGCTTGATCATCCACGGAGCCATCTTCCTGCCCGCCATCTACTTTGCCATTGTCAGGAAAAACCCCTACACCTTCTTCATGGGCATCTTCCAGGCCTGGATCACTGCCCTAGGGACAGCCTCCAG tGCTGGGACACTGCCGGTCACCTTCCGTTGCCTGGAGGAGAACTTGGGAATCGATAAGAGAGTGACCCGTTTCGTGCTCCCAGTCGGAGCCACCATCAACATGGACGGAACCGCCCTCTATGAGGCCGTGGCGGCCATCTTTATTGCCCAGATGAACAACATCTATCTGGATGCTGGTCAGATCGTCACTGTCAG TCTGACAGCTACCCTGGCCAGTGTTGGTGCGGCCAGTATTCCCAGTGCTGGACTGGTGACTATGCTTCTGATCCTCACTGCAGTGGGCCTGCCAACTCAGGACATCAGCCTGCTGGTTGCTGTTGACTGGCTCCT GGACCGGTTCCGTACCTCAGTGAACGTGGTGGGAGACTCGTACGGCGCGGGCATCGTGTACCACCTGTCCAAGGCTGAGCTGGACGAGCTGGACGCTACACATGGCAAGTCAGATGACATCGAGATGATGAACAAGACCTCGTCCTACTATGATGACCTCAAAAACCACCACGAAAACAACTCCAACCAGTGCGTCCAATATGCCGCTCACAATTCAGTCGTGGTAGATGAGTGCAAG GTAACCTCGACCACTAATGGCTCTACCGCTGCGGCGACCATGGCGGAGTGCATGCTTGTTGAGGAGGAACCCCAGAAACGTGAATAA
- the LOC139584562 gene encoding excitatory amino acid transporter 2-like isoform X2 has protein sequence MPKQVEVRMHESHLEPIEARPRNKCISCFSSLFKNLLLTLTVLGVILGAVSGMLLRYASPIHPDIVMVISFPGDILMRMLKMLILPLIISSLITGLAGLDAKSSGRLGTRAMVYYMSTTVIAAVLGVILVLAIHPGDPKMKEQLGDGQKHDDVSSLDAFFDLIRNLFPENLVQACFQQIQTVTKKVEKVIEEDVNATTTLEGLLSNATKEPEFIIKKSLQFKSGMNVLGVIGFFIAFGICMGKMGERAKLMLEFFNILNEIVMNLVIMIMWYSPFGICCLICGKIISIDDLEVVARQLGMYMVTVIVGLIIHGAIFLPAIYFAIVRKNPYTFFMGIFQAWITALGTASSAGTLPVTFRCLEENLGIDKRVTRFVLPVGATINMDGTALYEAVAAIFIAQMNNIYLDAGQIVTVSLTATLASVGAASIPSAGLVTMLLILTAVGLPTQDISLLVAVDWLLDRFRTSVNVVGDSYGAGIVYHLSKAELDELDATHGKSDDIEMMNKTSSYYDDLKNHHENNSNQ, from the exons ATGCCTAAGCAAGTGGAGGTGAGGATGCATGAGAGTCATCTGGAGCCCATAGAGGCCAGGCCCAGGAACAAGTGTATCAGctgcttctcttctctcttcaagAACCTGCTGCTCACACTCACCGTGCTCG GTGTGATTCTGGGGGCTGTGTCTGGGATGCTGCTTCGTTATGCCTCTCCCATCCACCCAGACATTGTCATGGTGATTTCCTTCCCTGGAGACATCCTGATGAGGATGCTGAAGATGTTGATCCTGCCTCTCATCATCTCCAGTTTAATCACAG GTCTGGCTGGTCTAGATGCCAAGTCTAGCGGTCGCCTGGGAACAAGGGCTATGGTCTACTACATGTCCACCACGGTGATTGCTGCTGTGCTGGGAGTCATCCTGGTGCTGGCCATCCACCCTGGAGACCCCAAGATGAAGGAGCAGCTGGGAGATGGCCAAAAACACGACGATGTGTCCAGCCTGGATGCCTTCTTTGACCTCATCAGGAACCTATTTCCTGAGAACCTGGTGCAGGCCTGTTTCCAACAG ATCCAGACAGTCACTAAGAAGGTGGAGAAGGTAATTGAGGAGGACGTCAATGCCACCACCACCCTGGAGGGGCTCCTGTCCAACGCCACCAAGGAACCTGAGTTCATCATCAAGAAGTCCCTCCAGTTTAAGAGTGGCATGAACGTGTTAG GTGTGATTGGCTTCTTCATTGCCTTTGGCATTTGCATGGGGAAGATGGGAGAGAGGGCCAAGCTCATGCTGGAGTTCTTCAACATCCTCAACGAGATTGTTATGAACCTGGTCATCATGATCATGTG GTACTCTCCCTTCGGTATCTGCTGCCTGATCTGTGGTAAGATCATCTCCATCGATGACCTGGAGGTGGTTGCTAGGCAGTTGGGGATGTACATGGTGACTGTAATTGTGGGCTTGATCATCCACGGAGCCATCTTCCTGCCCGCCATCTACTTTGCCATTGTCAGGAAAAACCCCTACACCTTCTTCATGGGCATCTTCCAGGCCTGGATCACTGCCCTAGGGACAGCCTCCAG tGCTGGGACACTGCCGGTCACCTTCCGTTGCCTGGAGGAGAACTTGGGAATCGATAAGAGAGTGACCCGTTTCGTGCTCCCAGTCGGAGCCACCATCAACATGGACGGAACCGCCCTCTATGAGGCCGTGGCGGCCATCTTTATTGCCCAGATGAACAACATCTATCTGGATGCTGGTCAGATCGTCACTGTCAG TCTGACAGCTACCCTGGCCAGTGTTGGTGCGGCCAGTATTCCCAGTGCTGGACTGGTGACTATGCTTCTGATCCTCACTGCAGTGGGCCTGCCAACTCAGGACATCAGCCTGCTGGTTGCTGTTGACTGGCTCCT GGACCGGTTCCGTACCTCAGTGAACGTGGTGGGAGACTCGTACGGCGCGGGCATCGTGTACCACCTGTCCAAGGCTGAGCTGGACGAGCTGGACGCTACACATGGCAAGTCAGATGACATCGAGATGATGAACAAGACCTCGTCCTACTATGATGACCTCAAAAACCACCACGAAAACAACTCCAACCA GTAA